In Alosa sapidissima isolate fAloSap1 chromosome 4, fAloSap1.pri, whole genome shotgun sequence, the following are encoded in one genomic region:
- the snai1a gene encoding snail family zinc finger 1a, with amino-acid sequence MPRSFLVKKYFTNKRPNYSELEDQNDAPMERYPLAELAPGDSSLPVTCITAGLLWDVSLLPALQLPMSPASLSSATAPLDLSSPSSFSGTNSSSSSASSSSGEEDEGGRTSDPPSPESTENYRPPQRQRRATSSKSRAGARDEQREATVVTAAARPAFFCKHCPKEYTSLGALKMHIRSHTLPCVCPTCGKAFSRPWLLRGHIRTHTGERPFSCPHCNRAFADRSNLRAHLQTHADVKKYQCSTCSRTFSRMSLLQKHSSAGCSVPTI; translated from the exons ATGCCTCGGTCTTTTCTCGTGAAAAAGTATTTTACCAACAAGAGACCTAATTACAGCGAACTTGAAGATCAAAATG ACGCCCCTATGGAGAGGTACCCGCTGGCTGAGCTAGCTCCAGGCGACAGCAGCCTGCCCGTGACCTGCATTACCGCTGGTCTACTATGGGACGTGAGTCTCCTCCCAGCCCTGCAACTCCCCATGTCTCCGGCTAGCCTGTCCTCTGCCACGGCTCCCCTGGACCTCAGCTCTCCTTCCAGCTTCAGCGgcaccaacagcagcagcagcagcgccagCAGTAGTAGTGGGGAGGAAGATGAGGGGGGTCGTACCTCTGACCCCCCCAGCCCTGAGTCCACAGAGAACTACAGGCCCCCCCAGCGCCAGCGCCGGGCCACCAGCAGCAAGAGCCGGGCAGGTGCTAGGGATGAGCAGCGGGAGGCCACGGTGGTGACCGCTGCTGCCAGGCCGGCCTTCTTCTGCAAGCACTGTCCCAAAGAGTACACAAGTCTAGGCGCCCTGAAGATGCACATCCGCTCACACACGCTGCCCTGCGTGTGCCCCACCTGCGGCAAGGCCTTCTCCCGACCGTGGCTGCTGAGGGGCCACATCCGCACTCACACAG GCGAGCGCCCCTTCTCCTGCCCGCACTGTAACCGTGCGTTTGCTGACCGCTCCAACCTGCGGGCCCACCTGCAGACACACGCTGACGTGAAGAAGTACCAGTGCAGCACCTGTTCGCGCACCTTCAGCCGCATGTCCCTGCTGCAGAAGCACAGCTCCGCTGGCTGCAGCGTGCCTACGATCTGA
- the tp53inp2 gene encoding tumor protein p53-inducible nuclear protein 2, whose protein sequence is MFQRLTSLFFGSAEDSSPAVPVPRPHEEDEEEWQLVNITEADIPSGSSSLADVAMNQPSLPVCLPQPSQASEESVVSLMNNTSLAEEEVPVPLRATAGRLVRGLASQAGALAKVTQITRVQHAQAWAHRCYLGRNCIQRQNSTRQRLPRHATRQHPKMLQQPGHRNFCH, encoded by the exons ATGTTCCAGCGTCTTACAAGCCTCTTCTTTGGGAGTGCAGAGGACTCTTCCCCTGCAGTTCCGGTGCCCAGACCtcatgaggaggatgaggaggaatgGCAGCTCGTCAACATCACTG AAGCAGACATTCCCAGTGGGTCCAGTTCTCTGGCAGATGTGGCAATGAACCAGCCCAGCCTACCAGTGTGTCTTCCCCAGCCTAGCCAGGCCTCTGAGGAGAGTGTTGTTAGCCTCATGAACAACACTAG CCTGGCAGAGGAAGAGGTGCCTGTTCCACTCAGAGCCACGGCAGGTCGCCTGGTTCGTGGGCTGGCGTCGCAGGCTGGCGCCTTGGCTAAGGTCACACAGATTACCCGCGTGCAGCACGCACAGGCATGGGCACACCGCTGCTACCTGGGCCGCAACTGCATCCAGCGGCAGAACAGTACCCGGCAGAGGCTGCCCCGCCACGCCACACGGCAACACCCAAAGATGCTGCAGCAGCCCGGCCACCGCAACTTCTGCCACTGA